In Methylacidiphilum infernorum V4, a single window of DNA contains:
- a CDS encoding glutaredoxin family protein, with protein MSNLRIVAYLKPSCGWSNGVRAILKKYNLPYEDKDIINFPEYREEMIMKSGQPFSPCVEVNGEMLADISGQELEEWLIAKNYVQRIDQPVDVPIDQACSGEHYHSYPIRVNFEL; from the coding sequence ATGAGTAACCTACGTATCGTTGCCTACTTAAAACCCTCTTGTGGATGGAGTAATGGGGTAAGAGCAATTTTAAAAAAATACAATCTTCCTTATGAAGATAAGGACATCATTAACTTTCCTGAGTACAGGGAAGAAATGATAATGAAAAGCGGTCAACCTTTTTCTCCGTGCGTGGAAGTTAATGGAGAGATGCTGGCGGATATCAGTGGCCAAGAACTAGAAGAGTGGCTCATCGCTAAAAATTACGTCCAAAGGATTGATCAACCCGTCGATGTTCCTATTGACCAGGCTTGTTCAGGAGAACATTACCATAGTTATCCCATACGGGTAAATTTCGAACTCTAG
- a CDS encoding uracil-DNA glycosylase, with translation MPTPAKELSYLNEKIVACRLCPRLVAWREEILKKKPKRFAAESYWSRPVPGFGDPLAELLIVGLAPAAHGGNRTGRIFTGDRSGDFLFETLHRFGYSSSPRSISREDSLVLNKVYITATVRCAPPNNKPSPEEIAHCRPYLIEELRILKNIRVILALGRIAFDNVWQTVKLTFQSQGKSFACKKPSFSHGIEQKLPDGKVLIGSFHPSQQNTFTGKLTQSMFDSVFSRINTLITIG, from the coding sequence ATGCCAACACCAGCCAAAGAGCTTTCTTATTTAAATGAAAAAATCGTTGCTTGTCGGCTATGTCCTCGATTAGTAGCCTGGAGAGAGGAGATTTTAAAAAAAAAGCCGAAACGATTTGCAGCCGAGTCTTATTGGTCTAGACCTGTTCCTGGATTTGGCGATCCTTTGGCCGAACTCCTCATTGTGGGTTTAGCTCCTGCGGCTCATGGAGGAAATCGCACAGGACGCATTTTTACAGGAGATAGAAGTGGAGATTTTCTCTTTGAAACACTGCATCGTTTTGGATACTCTTCCAGTCCAAGATCTATCAGTAGAGAGGACTCCCTGGTTTTAAATAAAGTGTATATCACGGCCACCGTACGCTGTGCCCCTCCAAATAACAAACCCAGCCCAGAAGAGATCGCTCATTGCAGGCCATACTTGATAGAGGAGTTGAGGATTCTAAAGAATATACGGGTGATTTTGGCCCTAGGACGCATCGCCTTTGACAATGTCTGGCAGACAGTTAAGCTTACCTTCCAAAGCCAAGGAAAGTCCTTCGCTTGTAAAAAACCTTCTTTTTCACACGGAATCGAACAGAAGCTTCCCGATGGGAAAGTCCTTATCGGTTCTTTTCATCCTAGCCAGCAAAATACTTTTACGGGAAAACTGACTCAAAGCATGTTCGATTCCGTGTTTTCTCGAATCAATACTCTGATTACAATTGGCTAG
- a CDS encoding nucleoside deaminase codes for MDPFWHIAFEEAKIGFEEGGIPIGACLAYKDRVLGRGRNRRVQLGSVIKHGELDCLENARRYTAKIYREAILYTTLSPCWMCSGAILLYGIKKVVIGENRNFKGPEEILIQNGVEIIHLDDEECTRLLSSFIASNPELWNEDIGKI; via the coding sequence TTGGATCCATTTTGGCACATCGCTTTTGAAGAAGCAAAAATTGGCTTTGAAGAGGGAGGCATCCCTATTGGAGCGTGCTTGGCATATAAGGATAGGGTTCTGGGTAGAGGAAGAAACCGCAGGGTTCAGCTTGGCAGTGTAATCAAGCATGGGGAACTTGATTGTTTAGAAAATGCGAGAAGATACACGGCAAAAATTTATCGGGAGGCCATCCTTTACACCACTCTCTCTCCCTGTTGGATGTGTTCTGGAGCTATTTTACTCTACGGTATAAAAAAGGTGGTCATAGGCGAAAATCGCAATTTTAAAGGACCGGAAGAAATTCTCATTCAAAACGGGGTAGAAATTATTCACCTCGATGACGAGGAATGCACAAGATTGCTTTCCTCGTTTATAGCATCAAACCCAGAATTGTGGAATGAAGATATTGGAAAAATATAG